The Palaemon carinicauda isolate YSFRI2023 chromosome 9, ASM3689809v2, whole genome shotgun sequence sequence TTCTTCgacgaattcttcctcttcttcgacgaattcttcctcttcttcgacgaattcttcctcttcttcgtcgaattcttcctcttcttcgtcgaattcttcctcttcttcgacgaattcttcctcttcttcgtcgaattcttcctcttcttcgtcgaattcttccccttcttcgtcgaattcttcctcttcttcgacgaattcttcctcttcttcgtcgaattcttcctcttcttcgtcgaattctccctcttcttcgtcgaattctCCCTCTTCTTCATAACTTGAATATTCTTCATATGAATATTCCATGAACATCTTATCCTCATCATTTAGAATCCGATAAACGTCATCAGAGTTTAAACCATACATCGGATTAATTAGATTTTGATAATCATCAGTAGAGGAAAAACTATACTCCTCGTAAACGTCGTAATCATATTCCTCTTCCGATTCATCTTCATCCCATTCATCTTCATCCCATTCATCTTCATCCGATTCATCTTCATCTAACCATTCCTGCATCTTGGGATTTTCGAAAAGTTGCTCTGCAAAATCTTCGACAAATTTTCTGACTTCGTCGTATTCCTTCCTCATCTCGTTGTCGGTTAAAAGATCTTTTGCGTAGTTGATCCGTTGCATGATCTCATGTAGTTCCCGTTGGTCTATGTCAGACCCATGGCACTTGTCAGGATGGTACTTGAGTGCCATTTTCCTGTaggctttttctatttccttctgggAAGCGTCTGTTTTAACACCGATGGTTTGGAAAGGACATCCCGTTCTTTCCATTCTTTCCAATGCTTCGGCATAGAATACTAGATCTTCTTCTAGCTGTTCCTCTTCGTCCAGTTGCTCAAATAGAGCAATTGCGTCTCTGTATTTTCCACCTAATAAGTAGCATAGGCCTAGTTTTAGCCTAGAGTCCACATCTGTCTCGTCAATAGCAAGAGCACTCAGGAAACATTCACGAGCTTCTTCCAGCCGTCGAAGCTTGCACAAGATATTCCCTTTCAATTGAAGCAGTTCTGCTCGAGCCCAGGGGAAGAAGGACTCTAGCTTCTGACAGCGTGAAATTGTTTCCAAGACAACTTCAAATTCCGAGTTGTCTATCAGAGAGGGAATTGTATTCCATAAGACCTGTCGCTGCAGGAACTCCCGTCCTTCGAGTGCCCTAGGATGATTTGGGCAAACCTTCAGAACGTCTTCCAGAATCCTTTCAGCTTCTTCAAAATTATATTGACTAGCACAAAGTATGGCATATTCCACTTTTACATCCGAGTTTTCTTTGTGTTCATCTGCCAGTTCATCTAAAACGTTCTGGGCCTCATCCCATCTGCCCAGTGCCATCAAACATCTGATCTCCTTCGCGTGGCATTGTGTCACGTCGTCAAAATCTTCAAGGACAACTCTTAGGAAAACTAGAGCCGACTCAAAGTCTTGTTTGTGTATACACCGATCCATCTCAGATTCCAGGACGTTTCGACGAGTTACTGGTCTTTCCTCTTCTGCTGCTTCCGTTTGTTCTTCCAGCTTTTTGGATAAGTCATCGGATTCTCGAATTTCCAGATCTCTTTTATTCAGCTTTTCCTGAAGTTCGTCAATCCGCCTTTGGCGTCCGTTTAGAATCTGCCATTCAAGTTTTGACACTTTGAATTCATACAAATTAGGTCCTACTCTCTCCAGAGTCTTTTCTTCAACACGTTTTTctgcagcaagatcttcttccgctGTTTCCACACAACTGGCTTCAGGCGTTTCTTCGCACTGAAGCTCTTTATCAGTTCCATCTTCTTCTGATCTGACGTTTTCATTCTCCATTTCTTGAACACTCTCACTAATTATGATTTCTTGCTGAGATTtatctttttcttcacttttaccatCAATGATTTCTTGGCTCTGTAGCTTTTTATCAGTTCCATCTTCTTCTGATCTGACGTTTTCATTCTCCATTTCTTGAACACTCTCACTAATTATGATTTCTAGCtgagatttgtctttttcttcacttttaccatCAATGATTTCTTTGCTCTGGAGATCTTCTTCGATGTCAATGTTTTCCTCTTCTTTAGAGAGATTATCCTCATCTGTGCAATCTTCGTCATTTATTTCTTCGAAACCAACACCATCAATTATCTCTTCGGTCTGAAGAGCTTCGTTTCCGATGCAATCTTCTTCTGAAGAGATGTTGTCCTCTGTTCCTACCTCGTCACTTGATGACTTTCTACCGAAAGCCCAATAGATTCCACCAGCTAAGGCGACAAAAGCCGCTGCTCCCATGAGAACAAACTTGCCATTTCCTTGAGAGACGACTTGATTGTCCACTTGTGTTCCAAGGTCGAATTCCGGGAGAATCTTGCGAAGGAACCAGTTAGATTTCAACTGATCGTTGAACGTCTCAGCTGCTTTCTCCATCTGGCCCAAAGCAAGTTCGCACCGTTGTACTTCTTCAGAGGCTTTCAAGTAGCCCCCAACTATAGGAAGTCTTTTCATCCACCTTCCGAGGAAGGAGTCCGGCGGGGCGGCAACGGCGCACTCTTCAAAGCGCGGTGCCTCCGGCAGGGCCCACGAAAACCATCGGAAGGCGAACGATTCCTCCAGATTCCGCAGTTGTTCCTGAATCCTCGAGATTTGTTCACCACACTCAGCATTCCGCTGAATATTTCCTCCAAACATTCTGAAAGCTTTGATTACGGCcatgatactgttcataatcaaaaTGATGCAGATCAGAAGGTCCAAatcagcattattttgaaaaagaaaatctcGTCTTCGGCAGAGAATTCTTCTGAAGACTTTTTGGAGACACCGACTTCATCGATCGATTTCTAGGACAAATTCATTCTCTCCAGTCGGAAGACGGCGTTAACATAAGAAATAGTCATATTAATCACACCTTTGGCTAAATATAATTAATAACTATTATGTATTACGGTTTactaaaagataaattattaatataaatcatttaatcaataaaaaaacgaAGAAATTCAAAAAAGAAATAGATCGTAGTCAGAATGATTCCTGCAGACATTTTAGAATTTCAAGACGTTCCTTCTTGAATTTCCAAATGTCTTCAGCGAAGACTTCAAGAATTGGAGTAAAAAAAATTCTTCGATTTTCATATTTGCTTTATTTCTTCTtccattataacaacaacaacaaaacaacaacaacaacaataataataataataataataataataattaatcttttaaatgtcttcaccatttttatctctctctctctctctctctctctctctctctctctctctctctctctctctctctctctctctctctatatatatatatatatatatatatatatacacacacacacacacatacatatatatatatatatatatatatatatatatatatatatatacatacatatatatatgtatatatatacatacatatatatatgtatatatatacatatatatatatatatatatatatatatatatatatatatatatatatatatacacatatatatatatatatatatatatatatatatatatataaattcaaattgtCTAACTAACTATTCTATTATCACTATTTATTCATCAATCATCAATTATTCTTGTCACCTTTCCTCCATTCCCAATCTTTTCCTTTTCGCCCAATTCGTGGCATAGCCCTGTCTTGCCTCTGAGCTCTGACCGTGGGAATATTTCCCACggtcttgaggggggggggggagggaagccaCCTGTCAATCAATTCTCATGTTGAGGTTtgttaatggcagaagagattggGGAAACTATAATGAATTGtttcaataaatattaataataatattggtattagtaATGTTACTAATAATGGCATTTATGCTAATACTACTAATAAGACtgaggtttcccaccatcaccagtctacagggaccaccgtggtgatgaaaacagtccaaaccctagatatgaattaaaacctgtctgaggccttcgtcctgcagtggattagaaatggctgtatttgtttttcttgatgtatatatatacatatatatatatatatatatatatatatatatatataatgtatatatacagtatatatatatgtatatatgtatgcatatatatatatataaataatacatatatatatatatatatatatatatatatatatatatatatatatatatatatatatataaacatatatacacataataacaacagcaaatgcagccggtACTcttacactgcaggacaaagtcctcagacatgtctctattcatgtgaatatcaaccaccattgggattatatatccactggaaattcatttatgataaatgcttctaggctggacaaggattcgaacctatacctcttagcCGAAACAATGTCTGCAGGGCTGACTTTACTAATCGATCTATCAAGTAGATATGTAGGTAGTATGTTAGccctggcaccagccacccgttgagatactacagttatagagttatggggtcctttgactggccagacagcactacagtgcatccttctctggttacggttcattttccctttacctacacatacaccgaatcgtctttctttacagattctcctctgtcctcatacacctagcaacactgagattaacaaacaattcttcttcacccaaagggttaactactgcactgtaattgttcagtggctactttcctcttaagggtaagggtagaagagactctctagctatggtaagcagctcttataggagaaggacactcaaaaatcaaaccattgttctctattcttgggtagtgccatggcctcggtaccatggtcttccactgtcttgggttagagttctcttgcttgagggcatactcgggcacactattctatcttatttctcttcttctggtttttttaaagttgtttagtttatatttgaatttattttattgttatcgttTTATCTAATGCTTTATTACTTCTCCTGcagttttacttatttccttatttcctttcctcactgggctattttccctgttgcagcccttgggcttatagcatcctgcttttccaactaaggttgtagctaataataataataataataataataataataatgataataataataataatagcaagaattggtgatagtgggagattttcgtctgatcgttctcagcaaaccaacctagtaaggggtggccctaactagtatatagagctttgctgatcatggcaatacgcaaaccctttcaccacattaaggtatcaccatatatatatatatatatatatatatatatatatatatatatatatatatatatataatccactgcaggacaaaggcctcagacatgcccttccacacaCGTCTATGCATGACCTTCCTGTGCCAGTCTACATCAGATAATGTTAATTGTTAAGTCCTACTTTTGATCAGTGAGTCCAGGGGTCTACACAAGACctcctttatataatttttttctgttcttggagtgttttattttaattgttcattgcttctctttctcttttagtttatctatttccttgtttcctttcctcactgggctattttccctgttggaacctttgggctttacagcatcctgcttttgttattattatcatcattattattattattacttgctaagctgcaaccctggtttgaaaagcaggatgctagaagcccaagggttccaacagggtaaaatagcccagtgaggaaacaaggaaacaaataaactacaagagaagtaatgaacaattaaaatagaatatttctagactagtaaaaatattaaattacaaaaggtaaaaaaaaagaggcagagatATAAGATCGAATAATgtacccaaatcaaaccattgttctctagtcttgggtagtgccatagcctctgtaccatggccttccactatcttggagtagagttctcttgcttgagggtacactcgagcacattattctaccttatttctcttcctcttgttttattagattttcatagtttataaaatatatttattttaatgttactgttcttaaaatactttatttttccttgtttcctttcctcacgaggctattttccctgttggagcccttaggcttatagcattctgcttttccaaccagggttgtagctcagcaattaataataataataataataataataatgataaagtgtaagaggatcagtctctagggcattgtcctgcaagttAAGGGCACTTTCCCactatccctcgcctctgccattcatgagaggcctttaaaccttcaagctgtctgataacacgttcaaaacatgttttgTTTGAGAAATTTATCTCACCACAACTCGATACGATATTTTTGTACATTCTCTTCTATCCCAAATCTATTTTCTTGTCTGACTtatagaattgattgattgatctgtcATTGCGAAATCTCAGGCGGGAATTATGTGACATTATTcgtatgtattttttaaaaatatttcagtcctttatatgtagtaggttggccagggcaccaaccacccgtttgagatactaccgctagagagttatggggtcctttgactggccagacagtactacattggatccctctctctggctacggctcattttccttgcttacgcatacaccgaatagtctgtcttcttctttacagattctcctctgtcctcatacacctgacaacagtgattataaaacaattcttcttcacccaaagggttaactactgcactgtaattgttcagtgtctactttcttcttggtaagggtagaagggacacttgttttgttaaagtttgtatagtttatataggaaatatttattctaatgttgttactgttcttaatacgttttatttttccttgtttcctatcctcactgggttattttccctggtggagcccttggccttatagcatcctgcttttccatctagggttgtagcttagcaagtaataatgataatgataataatgtgttatGATAATAATTAGAGACCAACATATAATTCAAGACAGATATTCTTATATTCTTCTGCCTTATTACGTCAGTAGACATTTCAGATATAACTAgaggggccactcagtagagagcataccctctccacgccaagcagtctttatTTTGATCTTGACTCCACTACGTCATTGTATGTCTATGTATTTTcctcaaaatttaatggatttgtcctttaTACATACTCCACATATCCACCTaatttggttgaaattggttcaatagtttttgcgtaatgttaaaAAAAGACATTAACATACTATTTTCAAAGTACTCAAGCTTATATGTACTTTGATGACCTTATCtgcaaatgttacagattcatccttgggtgaaTCATGACTagcaagtttgatcaaaatcggtacagtagtttttgagtaaagttgcccacagacagacatacagaaaggcaataattgcatttatatataaaagtaattcttAGTGAATGGGTTATATTACGTGTGGCTTAGTAGTAATTGAAagtacaatgctctctctctctctctctctctctctctctctctctctctctctctctctctctctctctctctctgctaggaaTTTACaccacacccccttctttcatctCGTTCTCTTACCTTTCCTAATTCCGTGAAAGCAAAAGTTCCTTATTATCTTTGCATAAGTCACAAACATTATCTATGCAGTTCTTTTCATcgtcttcttcttttcttcaattaTTTCTTCTATCCTTTCAGTCTCATTGTATGCGTTATACTTCACTTAGTAGCTGAAAGTATAGTGCTATCAAgagaggtcaaaggtcacggtgtaaaaaaaaagggggggcggGGTTATACAGCTGTTTGTCCTGTCTTCGCGACCATCCTCACACACGTATGGGTATGGGCAAGTCATTGCCCATAATTGTATGCCACACACCACCAGCTAATTCATTCCATTAAACAGATATGTTCAAGAGTATATACtgcattttgaatttgtttttataaCAATCTTTGAATTTGCTTTacgttttatttttcagttttaatgGAAGATTTGGATCAATGATATATAGGCtcaacatctattattattattatagtagtagtagtagtagtagtagtagctgaggaacaattctagttgaaaaagcaggatgacatCAGccctacaagggctccaacatggtggtgagagagagagagagagagagagagagagagagagagagagagagagagagagagagagagagtcaaagtcaaaaacttttattccattataaaatggttattctgttacataacaatatataaattatttacataaaattcacaataattggattgtaaaaatctaggatatatatacattcaagtaaaatctaaaaaatattgcttaagtttctttttgaataaatcagaactaacatttatacattttcttatttccagaggtagtttgttccagcaagctgggccccttattgccattgagcgtgaacccaaatccgttcgatagctgtctacatataggttttcattctgtctggttaatgcattcctacaattaccaactgtaggaaatgtgtatagccagttgggatattcttttcttaatcttttaaaaacaaaaacacaaacatcgtacatgcacttttcttttaattttatccactttaattgctggagggttggggtgatgtaatcgtgttttttcacccctgGGGCCCTCCTCCCACCCCTGGGGCTCTCCTCCTGCCCCTGGGCCCCTCCCCCCCTGCCCCTGGGGtcctccccccgcccctggggccctccccctgcccctggggtcctccccccgcccctggagggttggggtgatgtgatcgtgttttttttttcaccccaataacggctactctacctgcaaagttttggattttttgagctttttccatgtgcatatcattagttgacccccatatcttaatacagtagtttattacactcaagaccagactttccactatcagagctcgagtagtatcatcaaagtaatcttttactctactaaGATACATTgaaatgccactaacttttctactcagctcgtcaatgtgagtactgaatgtcttgtacctgtccatgtgtagacctagatttttcacatgttgacttatctttacttcatcaccaacgcattttattataatgtcatctggaattttgctaaaatactgtgagctacccacaaacatgcactgtgttttagtggcatttaataatagcccttttcttagaaaatatttcctaattttgagcaatattagttcagcccttttaatcaagccatctaaattttctatttgatcagccaaaagaacttgggtgtcatcagcgtattgaattagcaggcagttttctatgtatttaatcatgtcattaacgtagactaaaaatagaattggacctaggacagatccctgtggcactccaaattcaaccgtttcaatgcaagaatttacgtctcctaatctaactacctgacttctatccttcaagtaatcctgaaaccagaacgtatcaatgtaatgttcctcgagagatttacacaattcatcatggttgacactatcaaatgcctttgataggtcgcataaaattaatatggaaactttttttctatcaatatttttataaatttcatctgttaatttcatcaaaactgtttctgttgataaacctttacggaatccatgctgagtgttagaaatcaagttattttttttctagatgttccattaactgattacatacaatcttttctattactttcgatattactggaaggatagaaacaggtctataattaccagggtcgtccttgtctcctttcttgtgaagagggtctacgaggggttgtttccaaagagaaggatatttcccagttacaatcaatgtatttatgataaccgtgatataatatgctataactgtaagggaatcttttagaaaactagtaggaataccatccgttccgtaagcattactattattcaaactcttaactgttaatattattgtttctactgtaactggttgcggtctaaacaatcttatattattgccaaaattattttgagtggttctaatatctttattttcgtacttttgtagaatttcctgcgttttaccataagttatttttcctacattagcaaagtattggttaaattgatctgctctagcttttgggttgtcgtattcaatctttttatttgttttagtagatacaatattattcataattttccatgtttctctgcgagatttacttttcttgatcttgtttttgttataataagctttggcagtacgcatcttcgaattgatgagttttttcatttccttttacgaattgttcagattttcatcatttctattctgtttaagcctttcttgcattttgtccctttcaatcatactgtctctctctctctctctctctctctctctctctctctctctctctctctctctctctctctctctctctctctctccaaaatattacTTGCCCTGCACTCACCACCCAATGCTAGGAGTCTGAAGTTGTAACAGTTCACTTTTCCTGTtaaaagagaaaagacaagattattctaatgactttattacaaatatacatatacataataataataataataataataataataataataataataataatcaaccaaaataccgaattctacctctggaagtgtatatcctatggaaattcatttatgataaatgcttctggctgagcaaggattcgaacctaggccATGAGCCAAAACAATGGACGACTATACGATTGGTAAAGTTGTTTCAGCtcaagacataggttcgaatccttgttcagctaggagcatttatcataaatgaatttccatgggatatacactcccagaggtagaattcggtattatattccattgtggtagatattttcatatatatatatatatatatatatatatatatatatatatatatatatatatatatatatatatatatatatatatatataatattttctattaaatataCCATAAAAGGGTTTCGCCctcaccaaagggctcatcaggcgggttcagccaacttccacttttgagaaagatagaagccagcaaggttcccacgaccctcctcaccactacctcatttaatccaagcagcaggaagc is a genomic window containing:
- the LOC137646657 gene encoding golgin subfamily A member 6-like protein 25; amino-acid sequence: MAVIKAFRMFGGNIQRNAECGEQISRIQEQLRNLEESFAFRWFSWALPEAPRFEECAVAAPPDSFLGRWMKRLPIVGGYLKASEEVQRCELALGQMEKAAETFNDQLKSNWFLRKILPEFDLGTQVDNQVVSQGNGKFVLMGAAAFVALAGGIYWAFGRKSSSDEVGTEDNISSEEDCIGNEALQTEEIIDGVGFEEINDEDCTDEDNLSKEEENIDIEEDLQSKEIIDGKSEEKDKSQLEIIISESVQEMENENVRSEEDGTDKKLQSQEIIDGKSEEKDKSQQEIIISESVQEMENENVRSEEDGTDKELQCEETPEASCVETAEEDLAAEKRVEEKTLERVGPNLYEFKVSKLEWQILNGRQRRIDELQEKLNKRDLEIRESDDLSKKLEEQTEAAEEERPVTRRNVLESEMDRCIHKQDFESALVFLRVVLEDFDDVTQCHAKEIRCLMALGRWDEAQNVLDELADEHKENSDVKVEYAILCASQYNFEEAERILEDVLKVCPNHPRALEGREFLQRQVLWNTIPSLIDNSEFEVVLETISRCQKLESFFPWARAELLQLKGNILCKLRRLEEARECFLSALAIDETDVDSRLKLGLCYLLGGKYRDAIALFEQLDEEEQLEEDLVFYAEALERMERTGCPFQTIGVKTDASQKEIEKAYRKMALKYHPDKCHGSDIDQRELHEIMQRINYAKDLLTDNEMRKEYDEVRKFVEDFAEQLFENPKMQEWLDEDESDEDEWDEDEWDEDESEEEYDYDVYEEYSFSSTDDYQNLINPMYGLNSDDVYRILNDEDKMFMEYSYEEYSSYEEEGEFDEEEGEFDEEEEEFDEEEEEFEEFDEEEEEFVEEEEEFVEEEEEFVEEGEEFDEEEEEFVEEEEEFDEEEEEFVEEGEEFDEEEGRIRRRRGKNSTKKRKQLKRKDQ